In the Sandaracinus amylolyticus genome, CCACGATCTCACGTCCATCTTCACGATCGCCGACCGAATCGCGATGCTGTACAAGGGTCGCGTTCGCGTGGTGGGGACGCCCGAAGAGCTCCGGCGCACCGAGGATCCCGTGGTGCGTCAGTTCATCGAAGGTCGTTCCGAGGGGCCGTACGAGACATGAAGCTCTCGCTCGAAGCGCGTGTCGGCCTGCTGGTGTTCGTCGCGCTGCTGTTGCTCGGTGGCTTCGTGTTCCTGCTCGGCGGGATCGACTTCCGCGACGGCTTCACGATCTACGCGGACTTCGACAATCCAGGCGCGGTGCAGGCAGGCGCGCCGGTGCGCGTCGGCGGCGTGCGCGTCGGGAGCGTCGAAGAGGTGCGCTACATGGGCGGCCGGCTCGACCCCGAGACCGGTCGGCGTCCGCTTGTGCGCCTGCGCCTCGAGATCGATCGCGACGTGCGCGAGACGATCCACGACGACGCGCTGCTCTACGTGACCTCGCAGGGCGTGCTGGGCGAGCAGTTCATCGCGATCGATCCCGGCACCGCGGAGCGCCCGGCGATCGCGGAGGGCGCGATCCTCGACGGAGTCGATCCGCCGCGCCTCGATCTCGCGCTCGCGCTCGGATACGAGCTGCTCGAGGCGGTCGTCGACGGACTGCGCACGAATCGCGAGGAGCTCGGCTCGCTGCTCGACGACGTCGTCGCGCTCATCCGCGCGGTGCGCGAGCTGCTCGATCAGAACCGCGATCGCGTCGCGCACATCCTCGAGAACGTCGACACGGTCGCGAGCGAGGGCGTGGAGCTGCTGCGCGGCGCTCGCCGCGAGTACGTGGAGGGCCCGCGCCCGCAGCGCATGCTCGCGCGGCTCGATCGGCTGACCGCGACGCTCGATCGCGAGACCGGTCCGCTGGTGACCGACGTGCGCGAGGTCGCGACCAGCGCGCGCGAGACGCTCGCTGCGATCGGCCCCGAGGAGCGCGAGGATCTGCGCGAGACGATCCACGCCGCGGCGCGTGTCGCCGCCACTGCGGAGCGCACCGCCGCCGACGCCGAGCGCATCGTCGCGCACGTGCGTGGCGGCGAGGGCACGGTCGGCGCGCTGCTGATGGACGAGGAGATCTACGACGATCTCCAGGAGCTCATCCGCGACCTCAAGCACAACCCGTGGAAGTTCTTCTGGCGCGAGTAGCGCGGGCCCTTCACCCGCAGCGCGCGAAGCACTCACGGAGCATGGCACCGAGATCGGCATCGGGCGGGGCCGTCGCGACGATGGCCGCGTCGTCTCCGCGCCCGACGAATCCGATTCCGCGACGCTGAGTCGGACTGATGCGCACGACATCGTCTTCAATGGCGATGTTCGCGAGGCGCGTGCCGCCGCTCATCACGAACGCCTTCCACGATTTGACGCCCGAGGCTCTTAGGAACGGGAACATCTGCCCGTCGACGTCGTCGACATCGCGCGGATGCGGTTGCTCGACATCGACGCGATACTGAGCCCCCGCCGCGCGAATTGCGGTGCCGAGCTCCGCATCGCTGACCGAGACGGCGAGACAAGCCGGCGGCGCACCCGAGTAGATGCGCCACCCGATCGTCGTGCGTGCCTCCGAGAACACATAATCGATTCCGTTGCGTAGGTACGCACCCGCCGTCGTTCGCACGATTTGCCGCCCACCGTCTGTCGCTACCGCGCGATCGCTAGCGTTCGAGTCATCGGGGACGAACGAGAGATTCCGCGCGGCCTGAAGTCATGAAGTCCTCTGGCGCGAGTGAGCGCCTAGGCGCCGCCGGCGTCGATCTCGTCCGGCGGGCCCGCATCGGGCTCGTCGGGCGGGCCGGCGTCGGGCTCGTCGGGCGGGCCCGCGTCGGGCTCGTCGGGCGGCCCCGCATCGGGCTCGTCGGGCGGGCCCGAGTCCATCCCCGGCGGGCCGGCGTCCGTCTCGACCGGCGTGCCCGAGTCGATCGGCTCGCCCGCGTCGATCTCGACCGCCGCGTCGATCCCGCCGGCATCAGCGCTCGGCACCGTGCCCATGCCGAACCCGTCCAGGTCGCTGGTGCAGACGCCCATGTTGCACGCGAGCCCGACCGCACACTGCGTCGAGCGCACGCAGCGCGCGCCCTCCGCGAGGTTCGTCGGCGCGCCGCTGCAGCCGACCACGAAGAGCATCGTCGCGACGAGCCTCCACCACATCCGGGCTGGGCGCATGCGACGAGCCTACGCCGCACGTCCGAACGATCCAAGCGAGGCACCCAAGGTCGGGCCGAAGGGTCGTGTCCATGACGGCGCGACCGGTACTGGCATGCGTGCCGGCGCCCGTGTGCCCCGGCGTGCGCAAACGCCGCGACGAAGCGGAAATCACAAGGAAACCAAGCGGCCGACGGCGTTGACACTCACAATTCCACCCTGCTAGATTCGCGGGCGATATCGTCGAACGCCGCGATCTCGTCGGACGAGAGCGCGCGACGAGATCTCCTCGACCTGACCCAGTGGATGTACGGCCCGCCCGAGAGCGGCCCGAGAAAGCGCGAGAGCGGGAGAACCCGATGGCGGAGCAGAAGGAGTCTTCGGTCCTCTTCAACCTCCGGGAGCTGATGAACCTGGAGGAGCAGCGCATCAGCGACGAGGAAGCGACGAAGCGCAAGGCCGAAGAGGACGCGCGGCTCGCCCGGGAGGCCGAGGAGCGCAAGAAGCGCGAGGAGCTCGCGGCGAAGCAGCGCGCCGAGGAAGAGGCGCGGCTCGCGGCGGAGCGCGCGGCGCGCGAAGAGGAAGAGCGCAAGGTCCGCGCGAAGGAAGAGGGCGAGCTGCGCATCCGCCTCGAGGCGGAGCAGAAGGCGCGCATCGCCGAGCAGGAGCGCCTCCTCGCCCACGAGCAGGAGGTCAAGCGCATCGAGGCGACGCGTCGCAAGGGCGTGCACCCGGGCGTGTTCGCGGCGGTCGGTCTGCTCGTCGTCGGCATCGCCGCCGGCGTGTGGTTCGGCGTGGTCTCGCCGCAGCTCGAGGCGCAGCGGATCGCGCAGGAGGCCGCGCAGCGCGAGGCCGAGCGTCGCGCCGCCGAGGCGCAGCAGC is a window encoding:
- a CDS encoding MlaD family protein translates to MKLSLEARVGLLVFVALLLLGGFVFLLGGIDFRDGFTIYADFDNPGAVQAGAPVRVGGVRVGSVEEVRYMGGRLDPETGRRPLVRLRLEIDRDVRETIHDDALLYVTSQGVLGEQFIAIDPGTAERPAIAEGAILDGVDPPRLDLALALGYELLEAVVDGLRTNREELGSLLDDVVALIRAVRELLDQNRDRVAHILENVDTVASEGVELLRGARREYVEGPRPQRMLARLDRLTATLDRETGPLVTDVREVATSARETLAAIGPEEREDLRETIHAAARVAATAERTAADAERIVAHVRGGEGTVGALLMDEEIYDDLQELIRDLKHNPWKFFWRE